A window of Candidatus Vicinibacter proximus contains these coding sequences:
- a CDS encoding S8/S53 family peptidase → MATEFRFNRNLVLIIIGLLTLTSIILTTFSCNNCDILNANGNSCSSVDTFRTAFDRIEKYPSFDTFPSYQKLKNDSFDLTYQCSQLILDPDHPRVKEIRDSLRKACFKLVKTCPCDPPFELWEYPGVGGVGSGTVVSNPIRQGGLGDGMLLNVVFNMPEPINSRDTISLSKDNWPNLNCQDASIQRTIEIAIVDSGVEENSGVPNPGSGTILGLQFFGWNSINNGNLCNPNSFQKGIDICLNTEPVDSHGHGSSVNAVSTGASLPNFKTNIPLRFVNVKITEGSTKYGNLFDALCGLNYALNQNPDIINISWGFKFVSSDANEQMDSALTKVFNNFIRKADQHDILIVAAIGNDSLYLNEDVKFYPASLAPRHDNFVSVGSLDKNGNDLAGFSNFADVNSGIVTINTFGKEITNAYPSRMQNTTIASGWVIQSGTSFSAPLVTRIAALRRYKYGETSVAFKNKLNLVNNSLSIRYNGLLEFKKYDIMVESSTICP, encoded by the coding sequence ATGGCTACTGAATTCAGGTTCAATCGAAATCTTGTATTGATCATTATTGGTCTTTTGACCTTAACAAGCATTATATTGACTACATTTTCATGTAATAATTGTGATATACTAAATGCTAACGGAAATTCATGCTCGAGTGTGGATACTTTTAGAACTGCTTTTGACAGAATTGAAAAATATCCTTCCTTTGATACATTCCCATCTTATCAAAAACTAAAAAATGACAGTTTTGATCTGACCTATCAATGCAGTCAATTAATTCTTGATCCTGACCATCCCAGGGTAAAAGAAATTAGAGATTCACTCAGGAAAGCCTGTTTTAAACTGGTTAAAACCTGCCCATGTGATCCGCCATTTGAATTATGGGAATATCCTGGTGTTGGTGGGGTGGGTTCTGGAACAGTTGTCTCAAATCCTATCAGACAAGGAGGTTTGGGTGATGGTATGCTTTTAAATGTTGTATTCAATATGCCTGAACCAATCAATTCAAGGGACACAATTTCACTTTCAAAAGATAATTGGCCAAATCTCAATTGTCAGGATGCTTCTATTCAAAGAACAATTGAAATTGCCATTGTAGATTCCGGAGTTGAAGAGAATAGTGGCGTTCCAAATCCTGGGAGTGGGACAATTTTAGGATTGCAATTTTTTGGTTGGAATTCCATCAACAACGGAAACTTATGCAACCCAAATTCATTTCAAAAGGGTATTGACATTTGCCTAAATACCGAACCAGTTGATTCACACGGTCATGGAAGTTCTGTAAATGCAGTTTCAACAGGAGCCTCCCTACCTAATTTTAAAACAAATATTCCCCTTAGATTTGTCAATGTTAAAATTACAGAAGGCAGTACAAAATACGGCAATTTATTTGATGCACTTTGTGGTTTAAATTATGCCTTAAATCAAAATCCAGATATTATTAATATCAGTTGGGGTTTTAAATTTGTAAGTTCTGATGCTAATGAACAGATGGATTCCGCATTGACAAAAGTATTTAATAATTTCATCAGAAAGGCTGATCAACATGATATCCTCATTGTAGCAGCTATTGGAAACGATAGCCTGTACTTAAACGAGGATGTTAAATTTTATCCGGCATCTTTAGCACCACGGCATGATAATTTTGTATCTGTGGGGTCTTTGGATAAAAATGGAAATGATCTGGCAGGATTTTCAAATTTTGCCGATGTGAACAGTGGAATTGTTACAATCAATACATTTGGCAAAGAAATAACAAATGCCTATCCTTCAAGAATGCAGAATACAACTATAGCCAGTGGGTGGGTTATACAATCGGGCACATCATTTTCTGCTCCATTGGTAACAAGAATTGCTGCATTGAGAAGATATAAATATGGAGAAACTTCAGTTGCTTTTAAAAATAAATTAAATCTAGTAAACAACTCATTGAGTATTCGCTATAATGGCTTATTAGAATTTAAAAAATACGATATCATGGTTGAAAGTTCCACCATATGCCCTTAA
- a CDS encoding quinone-dependent dihydroorotate dehydrogenase, with product MIWKVLKRFFFLFDPERAHYLSMDLLAFGMKIPVISYFLKKSFKFEHPQLSREVDGLVYKNPVGLAAGFDKDGRWLNLLQDLGFGSIEVGTVTPLPQEGNPKPRLFRLVKDESIINRMGFNNEGVEKLVKRLKKFKETKNVIIGGNIGKNKATPNQKAVEDYLICFRTLFDHVDYFVVNVSSPNTANLRSLQEREPLLHLLSAIQKENLIHSNPKPIYLKIAPDLSQEAVEEIIQVVKETGINGLVLCNTTIRRPEYLKETELLKETGGLSGKAVRPFTDEVLQWVRAEKSFTIIAVGGILDPEDAINKVKQGADLIQIYSGMIYRGPWMVRKIKEGLLKRQ from the coding sequence ATGATCTGGAAGGTATTAAAGCGCTTCTTTTTTCTTTTTGATCCGGAGAGGGCACATTATTTGTCCATGGATCTCTTGGCTTTTGGGATGAAAATTCCGGTTATTTCGTATTTCTTAAAAAAGTCATTTAAGTTTGAGCATCCCCAACTTAGTAGAGAGGTTGATGGTTTGGTATATAAAAATCCGGTAGGTCTGGCAGCCGGATTTGACAAGGATGGCCGATGGTTAAATTTACTTCAGGATCTTGGCTTTGGTTCGATTGAAGTGGGTACAGTAACACCTTTGCCGCAGGAGGGAAATCCTAAGCCAAGGTTGTTCAGGTTGGTGAAGGATGAGTCTATAATTAATAGAATGGGATTCAACAATGAAGGGGTTGAGAAGCTTGTAAAAAGATTAAAAAAATTCAAGGAGACTAAAAATGTTATCATTGGAGGAAATATCGGTAAGAACAAAGCAACTCCTAATCAAAAGGCAGTGGAGGATTACCTTATCTGTTTCCGGACCTTATTTGATCATGTGGATTATTTTGTAGTAAATGTATCTTCCCCTAATACTGCAAATCTTCGCAGCTTACAGGAGCGGGAACCGCTTTTACATTTACTGAGTGCCATCCAAAAGGAAAATCTTATACATTCAAACCCTAAACCCATTTATCTTAAAATTGCCCCCGACCTCAGTCAAGAGGCTGTAGAAGAAATTATTCAAGTAGTAAAAGAAACAGGAATTAATGGTCTTGTTTTGTGTAATACAACCATAAGAAGACCGGAATATTTAAAGGAAACAGAGCTCTTAAAGGAGACCGGTGGTCTGAGTGGAAAAGCGGTAAGGCCATTTACAGACGAAGTTCTCCAGTGGGTGAGGGCTGAAAAATCCTTTACCATTATTGCTGTCGGAGGAATTCTCGATCCCGAAGATGCGATTAACAAGGTCAAACAAGGGGCAGATTTGATTCAAATTTATTCGGGTATGATTTATAGGGGCCCCTGGATGGTTAGAAAAATTAAAGAAGGTCTGCTTAAAAGACAATAA
- a CDS encoding MBL fold metallo-hydrolase: protein MELHCFTVNPFYQNTYLFWEDPERAVIVDPGFYTVTERKNFQNFIEKHKLRLGELILTHAHIDHIFGLEFIYKEYGLKPRLHRSEMMVYSMAAQVSQMYGLESFSYPEVGDWLEEGGQQFFGGIEFDVYFTPGHSPGSLSFHSSENKLLLSGDVLFEGSIGRTDLPGGDHETLIKSIKEKLLPLPVQTKVYSGHGGITTIGQEKLTNPFL, encoded by the coding sequence ATGGAATTACACTGTTTTACGGTCAATCCTTTTTATCAGAATACCTACTTGTTTTGGGAAGATCCGGAGCGGGCGGTTATTGTAGATCCGGGGTTTTATACCGTAACTGAAAGAAAAAACTTTCAAAATTTTATAGAGAAACACAAGCTCAGATTAGGGGAACTTATATTGACACATGCCCATATTGACCATATTTTTGGACTAGAGTTCATCTATAAGGAATATGGTTTAAAGCCCCGACTACACAGAAGCGAAATGATGGTTTACAGTATGGCTGCCCAGGTTTCACAAATGTATGGTTTAGAATCTTTTTCCTACCCTGAAGTTGGAGATTGGCTTGAAGAAGGCGGGCAACAGTTTTTTGGGGGAATTGAATTTGATGTTTACTTTACCCCGGGGCACAGTCCGGGCAGTCTTAGTTTTCACTCCTCAGAAAACAAGTTGTTGTTAAGTGGTGATGTGCTGTTTGAAGGTAGCATTGGCAGGACTGATTTGCCTGGAGGTGATCACGAGACATTAATAAAGTCTATTAAAGAAAAATTGTTGCCACTCCCCGTGCAAACCAAGGTTTATTCCGGTCATGGCGGCATCACCACCATTGGTCAGGAAAAGCTCACCAACCCATTTTTATAA
- a CDS encoding right-handed parallel beta-helix repeat-containing protein, with amino-acid sequence MSSRNIYQFVLTLSSFIIFLQTSNSRNYYISPLGADSNNGLTPNTAFKTIQTATNIVRAGDSVLVLDGYYSGFDHRDKNSGSQGNPIVYLALGKKVWITSGFYRNNGINIENNDFVHIIGFKIHGMLKEGIRAVLANNIKILNNECDSCFRGIFTGYTDDITIEHNICTRSHGEHGIYVSNNSDRVLIRYNSSSYNKASGIQINPDVSSGTPGYSEDIICTHNIVFENRKAAGLNFQGLNRALIANNLIYNNHEGSGITLFHGDASKGCSDVKIFNNTIFVPVDGRWCIHIVDDSKNILINNNILINLHPWKGAIALDKGIYSQEKILSDYNLVSDKFCEESDGCSKNLKFWQSLGNDIHSILVPSDLNTVFKNINQQNFELQEMSPAINSGSSLVYNDVKDDLIGNARPQWQDFDIGCYEKKIGTLTKFEKKNKYSSLLSELLRTDLDGLEFSLFDFSGKCVASNLSVALISNFPSGWYTLIPNLNNGEKRVKPMIILIR; translated from the coding sequence ATGAGTTCAAGAAATATTTACCAATTCGTCTTAACACTAAGCTCTTTTATAATTTTTTTACAAACAAGCAATTCGAGAAACTATTACATCTCTCCTTTGGGTGCAGATTCAAATAATGGTCTGACACCAAATACTGCATTCAAAACAATTCAAACTGCAACGAACATTGTGAGAGCGGGTGACAGTGTTTTGGTACTGGACGGTTATTACAGTGGTTTCGACCACAGAGATAAAAATAGTGGGTCTCAAGGAAATCCTATTGTTTACCTTGCCTTAGGAAAAAAGGTATGGATTACTTCGGGATTTTATCGAAATAATGGAATCAATATTGAGAACAACGACTTTGTTCATATAATAGGATTTAAAATCCATGGAATGCTTAAAGAAGGAATCCGTGCGGTCCTGGCGAATAACATAAAGATTCTGAACAATGAATGCGATAGTTGCTTCCGGGGAATTTTTACAGGATACACGGATGACATTACGATAGAACATAACATTTGTACGAGATCTCACGGAGAACACGGTATTTATGTATCCAACAACAGTGACAGAGTTCTCATTCGGTACAATTCATCCAGTTACAATAAAGCAAGTGGCATTCAAATCAATCCTGATGTAAGCAGTGGAACTCCGGGGTACAGTGAAGATATCATTTGTACACATAATATTGTATTTGAAAATAGAAAGGCTGCGGGTTTGAATTTTCAGGGATTGAATAGAGCTTTGATTGCAAACAATTTAATTTACAACAATCATGAAGGTTCCGGCATTACTCTTTTTCATGGGGATGCCTCAAAAGGCTGTTCAGATGTTAAAATATTCAACAACACTATTTTTGTTCCGGTAGATGGACGATGGTGTATTCATATTGTAGACGATTCAAAAAACATACTCATAAATAATAACATCCTTATTAATTTACACCCCTGGAAAGGTGCAATTGCCTTGGACAAAGGAATTTACTCACAGGAAAAAATTCTAAGTGATTACAATTTGGTAAGCGATAAATTCTGTGAAGAAAGTGATGGTTGTAGTAAGAATCTTAAATTTTGGCAATCTCTTGGTAATGACATACATTCCATCTTGGTACCCTCTGATTTAAATACCGTTTTTAAAAATATAAATCAGCAGAATTTTGAACTCCAGGAAATGTCACCAGCCATTAATTCCGGGAGCTCTTTAGTATATAATGATGTCAAAGATGATTTAATTGGTAATGCAAGACCTCAATGGCAGGACTTTGACATTGGTTGTTATGAGAAAAAAATTGGCACCCTTACAAAATTCGAAAAGAAAAATAAATATTCCAGCCTTCTTAGTGAATTATTGAGAACTGATTTAGATGGTCTTGAATTTTCCTTATTTGACTTTTCAGGAAAATGTGTTGCATCGAATCTTTCTGTAGCTTTAATTTCTAATTTTCCAAGTGGATGGTACACTTTGATCCCGAATTTAAATAATGGAGAAAAAAGAGTTAAACCAATGATTATTCTTATCCGATAA
- a CDS encoding DUF4197 domain-containing protein, with protein sequence MKNLILVFGIFLVFGFSSCDAQFGKLLKQVGLEELNTDEIAAGLKEALSKGTSKGSDQLSVKDGFYKSIYKILLPPEAKAVTDKLKLIPGFDKVEENMLEKINRAAEDAAIKAKPIFLSAIKQMTIKDAWNILKGEDNAATQYLMRTTQTVLYAEFKPVITESLNKFGALDYWSSAVNKYNQIPLVKKANPDVADHVTNKALEGLFKKIAEEENDIRHNLASRTTDLLKKVFAKQDK encoded by the coding sequence ATGAAAAATTTAATATTAGTTTTTGGCATATTTCTAGTTTTCGGGTTTTCATCCTGTGATGCACAATTTGGGAAGCTGCTTAAACAAGTAGGACTGGAAGAGTTAAATACAGATGAGATTGCTGCCGGTTTGAAAGAAGCATTGAGCAAAGGAACCTCTAAAGGTAGTGATCAGTTATCCGTAAAAGATGGTTTTTATAAAAGCATTTACAAGATCTTATTACCTCCTGAAGCCAAAGCCGTTACAGATAAATTAAAGCTTATTCCCGGATTTGATAAAGTGGAAGAAAATATGTTGGAGAAAATTAATCGCGCAGCTGAGGATGCTGCGATCAAGGCCAAGCCAATTTTCCTTTCCGCTATAAAGCAAATGACTATAAAAGATGCATGGAACATCCTTAAAGGGGAAGACAATGCCGCAACTCAATACCTTATGCGCACCACACAAACTGTATTATACGCCGAGTTTAAACCGGTAATCACGGAGTCTCTCAATAAATTTGGTGCTTTAGATTATTGGTCTTCTGCAGTTAATAAATACAATCAGATTCCTTTAGTGAAAAAAGCAAATCCAGATGTAGCAGATCATGTAACAAACAAAGCCCTTGAAGGATTATTCAAAAAAATTGCTGAAGAGGAAAATGACATACGTCATAATTTAGCTTCCCGTACCACAGATTTACTCAAAAAAGTTTTTGCAAAACAGGATAAATAA
- a CDS encoding glycosyltransferase family 2 protein — translation MDISIVIPAYNEEESLPELLHWIQKVLDPLELSYEIWFVDDGSTDNTWNVMEGLHLSQPTIAKAIKFRRNYGKSAALNTAFHACEGDVVITLDADLQDSPEEIPELYRMIKEEGFDLVSGWKKKRYDNAITKNIPSKVYNRVTGWMSGVKLHDMNCGLKAYRKDVVKSIEVFGEMHRYIPVIAKWAGFRKVGEKVVIHQPRKYGHSKFGVSRFLNGFLDLATILFIGRFGKRPMHFFGSLGLSFFFIGLCFVCYLIFTKYAYNVYGMAGRPAFYISLVMMVIGSQLFLTGFIAELISRNSSERNHYLITKTLG, via the coding sequence ATGGACATTTCCATCGTTATTCCGGCATACAATGAAGAGGAGTCACTACCTGAGCTGCTGCATTGGATTCAGAAAGTACTGGATCCGCTTGAATTGAGTTACGAAATTTGGTTTGTAGATGATGGCAGCACCGACAATACCTGGAATGTGATGGAAGGACTTCACTTAAGTCAGCCTACAATAGCAAAAGCAATTAAATTCCGAAGAAACTATGGCAAGTCTGCAGCCTTGAATACGGCTTTTCATGCCTGTGAAGGTGATGTTGTGATTACTTTGGATGCTGATTTACAAGATTCCCCAGAAGAAATTCCGGAACTGTACAGGATGATTAAAGAAGAAGGTTTTGATTTAGTTTCCGGATGGAAGAAGAAAAGATACGACAATGCAATTACAAAAAATATTCCTTCCAAAGTTTATAACAGAGTCACAGGGTGGATGAGCGGGGTCAAATTACATGATATGAATTGCGGACTTAAGGCTTATCGAAAAGATGTTGTTAAAAGTATCGAGGTGTTTGGTGAAATGCACCGTTATATTCCTGTGATCGCTAAATGGGCTGGATTTCGTAAAGTGGGGGAAAAAGTGGTCATCCACCAGCCTCGGAAATATGGTCATTCTAAATTCGGAGTGAGTCGATTCCTAAATGGTTTTCTCGATCTGGCCACCATTCTTTTTATTGGTAGATTTGGCAAGCGACCTATGCATTTTTTTGGATCTTTAGGGCTGAGCTTCTTTTTTATTGGACTGTGTTTTGTGTGCTATTTGATTTTTACCAAATACGCATACAATGTATACGGCATGGCTGGTAGGCCTGCATTTTATATAAGTCTGGTCATGATGGTTATCGGATCTCAACTTTTTCTGACTGGTTTTATAGCTGAATTAATTTCCAGAAATTCCAGTGAAAGGAACCATTACCTGATCACAAAAACTTTAGGATAA
- a CDS encoding glycosyltransferase, protein MASTVIIGPAHPLRGGLASFDERLTRAFMEAGWDAEIFTFSLQYPGFLFPGTTQYSDEPAPSNLNIKVCINSINPFNWIRIGNLLRKKKPDLVIVRYWLPFMGPCLGTILNRVKKNNFTRIICIADNVIPHEKRPGDKWFTRYFLKSPHAFITMSEKVNNDLLTFKPEAKFKIVDHPLYDNFGDKIDVSSARDFLEISKTAKIALFFGFIRKYKGLDLLIKAFADPILKNSEIKLVVAGEFYEDAQPYLDLITTLNVQDKIILRTHFIADSEVKYYLSSCDVVVQPYKNATQSGVTPLAYHFEKPMIVTNVGALPQLVPHEKVGLVCEPNAKDIASAIKHFFDYPPGHFQKNLLEEKKKLSWPALISSILSLQHDLEK, encoded by the coding sequence ATGGCTTCCACTGTCATTATAGGGCCCGCGCACCCTCTAAGAGGTGGGTTGGCATCATTTGACGAAAGACTGACGAGAGCCTTTATGGAAGCAGGATGGGATGCTGAAATCTTTACATTCTCCTTGCAATACCCTGGTTTTTTATTTCCTGGAACAACGCAATATTCTGATGAGCCGGCTCCAAGTAATTTGAACATTAAAGTATGCATAAATTCAATAAATCCATTTAACTGGATTAGAATTGGTAATCTTCTGCGCAAGAAAAAACCTGATCTTGTCATTGTAAGGTACTGGCTTCCTTTTATGGGGCCTTGTCTGGGGACCATTCTTAATAGAGTAAAAAAAAATAATTTTACCCGAATTATTTGCATTGCCGATAATGTAATACCGCATGAGAAAAGACCTGGGGATAAGTGGTTCACAAGATATTTTCTAAAATCTCCGCATGCTTTTATTACCATGAGCGAAAAAGTAAATAATGATTTACTTACTTTCAAGCCGGAGGCTAAGTTCAAAATAGTTGATCATCCACTTTACGATAATTTTGGTGATAAAATAGATGTTTCCAGTGCAAGGGATTTTCTAGAAATTTCCAAAACAGCCAAAATTGCTTTATTCTTCGGCTTTATCCGAAAGTATAAGGGGCTGGATTTGTTGATAAAGGCTTTTGCAGATCCAATTTTGAAAAATTCCGAAATTAAACTGGTTGTAGCAGGTGAATTTTATGAAGATGCTCAACCATATTTGGATTTAATCACAACTTTAAATGTACAAGATAAAATTATTTTGCGCACTCATTTTATAGCAGATAGCGAAGTAAAGTATTATTTATCCTCATGCGATGTAGTTGTCCAACCTTATAAGAATGCAACGCAAAGTGGTGTTACACCTTTGGCCTACCACTTTGAAAAACCCATGATCGTTACAAACGTTGGAGCACTACCGCAGTTAGTTCCACATGAAAAAGTTGGGCTAGTTTGTGAACCAAACGCTAAAGATATAGCTTCGGCAATTAAGCATTTTTTTGATTATCCCCCTGGTCATTTTCAAAAAAATTTACTGGAAGAAAAAAAGAAACTAAGTTGGCCAGCTTTGATTTCAAGTATTTTAAGTTTGCAACATGATTTGGAGAAGTAA